In bacterium, the genomic window GACGGGGCTAGGGGTGAGGGTCGTGGGTGGGAACATAAGAGCGGCGGCCCGCAGAGGGGCCGCCCTACATCATCGCAAGTCTGGGTGAGGGATAAAACGCGGCGGGGAAAGGATTCCCCGCCCTACGTTACATATCGGTCGTCAACCTCGTAGGGGCCGACCTTCAGATCGGCCCGCGGCCCCCTCTCCCCGTGGGAGAGGGATTAGGGGTGAGGGCTACCATTGAAAAAACGGGCCGACCTGAACGGCGCGCCGTCGGTCGGCCCCTACATCATCGCAAACCGCTCGGCCCAGGTCGGTTATTTACAACAGGTAAACGCCGGGCTCACGCGCCCGACTTCGCCAGGCGCTCCTCCCGGTCGTGGATGACGAGCGCCTCGATGACCCCCTCCAGCTCCCCCTCCATCACCCGGTCCAGGGAATAGAGCGTGAGGCCCACGCGGTGGTCGGTGAGCCGGTTCTGGGGAAAGTTGTAGGTGCGGATGCGCTCGCTCCTATCTCCGGTACCGACCATGAGGCGTCTCTCGGCGTCGCGCTCGGCGTCGGCCTCCCGGCGCTGGAGGTCGTAGAGCCGCGCCGCCAACACCCGTAGCGCCTTGGCCTTGTTCTTGTGCTGAGATTTCTCGTCCTGGCAGCTCACCGTGAGCCCCGTGGGCAGGTGGGTGAGGCGCACGGCGGAGTCGGTGGTGTTGACCGACTGCCCCCCCGGCCCCGAGGAGCGGAAGACGTCCACCCGCAGGTCCTCGGGCTTGATGTTGACCTCGACCACCTCGGCCTCGGGCAGGACGGCCACGGAGACGGCCGAGGTGTGGATGCGCCCCGCCGATTCGGTGACCGGCACCCGCTGGACGCGGTGGACGCCGCCCTCGAACTTCAGCCGTCCGTAGGCCCCCTTGCCCTCCACGGCGAAGGTTATTTCGCGGTAGCCGCCGACCTCGGTGGGGTTGGAGTCCATGACTTCAATCTTCCAGCCCCGGCGCTCGGCGTAGCGGGAGTACAGGCGGAAGAGGTCGCCGGCGAAGAGGGAGGCCTCGTCGCCGCCGGTCCCGGCGCGGATTTCCACGATGGCCTTGCGCTCCTCCGCCTCGTCCTTGGGCAGGAGGAGGATCTTGATCCTCTCCTCCAGCTCCGCCAGCTCTTCCCGCAGCCCGTCGAGCTCCGTTTCGGCCAGCTCCACCAGCTCGGGATCCTCGTCGGCGGAGATGACGCCCTCGTCATCGGCAATCTGCCGGACGAGGTCGCTGTAGCGGGGGTATAGGTCGGCGATGGGCTGTAGCTGGGCCTGCTCGCGGCCGAGTTGGGCCGCCCGGCGGCGGTCGGAGTACACGTGCGGGTCGGCGAGCTCTTTGGAGAGCTCGTCGTAGCGCGCCATGAGCCTGTCGAGTTTTTCGAGCATAGTATTATCCAAGCAAGTTTACGAAAAACAGGGGCCAATAACCCCTGCTTTATCTCAAAAAGCGGAGTATGTCATAAATTATCAGCGGTTCGGCGACGCAACTCTTTCTCATCTGGGGTTATACCACGGTCTATATACTCATATTTATACAGTTGTGTCTGAATTTTAGCCGTTTCAGCCAAGTCTTTAGTAGCTTTAGCGGTTTTAGAGGCGGCACGTGCCGAAAATACGGCGGCGACAGCAGCACATATTGCAGTGGCTAGACCAAGCCAATCCGCAAATTCCATGATTACTTGCTCTCAGTATTCTTCAGAATATCTTTCGAAAGTTTTTCGAAGAAATCAGCCAAATCCTTCCGGCCTTCGGCATCAAGGTCCGGGTTATACATCACGAAGAAAGCCACCTTCCCATCATCCGTCCCTTTGTAGGCAAAGAACGTACCGGTGAGGGTTAAATCCAATCCGGGAACGAACGACTGTTCACCGTGCGGATTGATAATCACTGAGCTTACTAGATGTTCACGTGTTTTCGTGGACATGGTTCCTTCACCTTTCCATCCAGTTTAATTCTTAAAAGGAGTATAGCATAGATTTATCTGTATTGAACAAAATTCAAAAGTGTGAAGAACGTAAAGATTGCAGGGCGATTATACCACCCCGCGCCCCCTCGGAAGATTTTTCGCTAATAGAACCGGAACGCCACGCCCAGGGTGTAGGTGCCCTTGAGGGTAGGCGGGTTCTCGTCCAGGAGCGCCGCCTCGACCCGGCCGTTCGCCTCGGGGTGGTCGGCGTACTCGTCGCCGGGCTCCATGAGATGCCACAAGTCCTCCAGCTTCAGGCGGGCTCGGGAGTCCGCGGGCTGGTACTCCACGCCGGTGAAGGCGCCGTCCACCACGGCGACCAGGAGCGCCCCCCAGCCGGTGACGGCCAGCGCCCGGTCTGTGACGACCTCGTCCCAGGCCTCGCGCACGGCGGGTCCCCGGCCGCGCAGGTACTGCGCCGCGGCGTAGAGCTCCCGTTCGTCCACGTACCACTCGCAGGATTCTATCCAGGCCACCGCCCCGGGGTCGTGGACTTGCTCGGGCTCGAACCAGGGGACCTGTTCCTCGAAGTGCGGGTGGTCCTCGATTAGCGAGCGGACGAATCCCACGTACCCGGGGTCGGCCCCGGCGAAGGGCGACAGAATCACCATGTACGGGTCCGCGGCGTACACTATGCGCCCGGCGTCCCAGAGGCAACCCCCCGGCGCGCTATCCACCAGACCGGAGTGGCTGACCACGAGGTCCAGGCCGTAGTCCGGCCCGCCGATATAGAAGGTGAGGTGGGTGAGGGTGCAGGCGGTGAGCGTCAGCGCCAGCGCGGCGACCACAATCCCGGCTAAAACGGTGAGAACTCGGCGCATCGCCTGTACCCCTTACTCGAACTTGACCGCGTAGCCCAGGGTGAAGGTGCCCTCCACGATGGGCGAGATACCGTCGGCCGTGAGCCACTCGGCGATGCCGTTCGCCTCGGGGTGGTCGCTGTACTCCTCATCGGGGCCGATGACGCCCCACTCCCGGAGCTGTGAGTTCGGGGAGTAGTCGTAGGGCTGGTACTCGGCGCCCGTCAGCGTCCCGTCCTCGATTTCCACGAAGAGCGCGCCCCAGCCGGTGAGCGCCAGTCCACGGTCGGAGACGAAGCCCAGCCAGCCCTCCCGGACGAGCCCCGCCTTGGCGCGCAGGTACTGGGCCATCCGCAGGATGCTCTCGGGAGATATGGCGGGCTCGGCCCGCACCACCCAGACCACGGCGCCGGGGTCGTGGACCGCCTCCAGCTCCACCGCCTCCATCGTCTCGTAGATATCGCCGAACTCGGTCAGGCGGGACTCGGCGGCCGAAATCACCTCCGCGTCGGCGTGGGGCAGGGGAATCAAGAGTATCTCGTTGCAGCAGCCCTCGAAGGGGATGAACTCCCGCGTCCACAGTACCCCGCCGGGCCAGCCGCAGACGAACTTGCCGTCGCGGTAGACGAGGTCCAGCCCCGAGTCCGGGCCGCCGACGTACACCTCGTACTCGTCGGCCAGAATCGCGGCGGGGAGGACGAGAAGGACGATGAAAAGGGCCAACCGGACGTGCATATAACTCCTCGAAGGTCAGGGAATCGCCGAGCGCGACTCCTCGGATTGCGCCATGCGGTCGGGGGCGGTCTCCCCGGGTTTCTCCTCCTCGACGGGCGGCGGGGGAATCTCCGGCAGCGGCCGCAGTTCCCGGGAACCGGCGGTGAGGAACCCGGCCCCCTCCCCGCGGCGCAGGTACAGGTGGACGCGGAAGACGTCGCGCCCGGAAGAAGGCCAGTCCCACTCCTGCATCCGGGAGAGCATCTGCGTCGCCAGCGCCTCGTCGCCGGTGGTGTTGTCCTCCAGCGAGAGGAAGAGGAGCACCCCGGACTCGGTGGTCAGGTTGGCGGTGATGATCCCGGAGGAGAGGGGGTCGGCGTGGAGCCTGGCGGCGTGGATGCCTGTCAGCTCGGCGGCGTGCTCCTGCATCAGGCGGTCCACGCCCGTGAGCATCTGGGGGCTCATCCCGCCGTGGGTGCGCAGGGGCTCGATTTCCCAGACGATGGGCCGGGCGCGGACCTCGTCGGCGGGCGGCGCCGACTCCGGCCCCGGGACCTCGAAGCGCAGCTCGGGGAGGAAGCTCACCGGCTCCGAGGGGCCGCCCTCGCAGGAGAGGCTCAGGGCGGCGGCGAACAGAAGCGGCGGGAGAAGTCTCATGGTCGGGGGCCAATCCCCCATGTGGAAGCCTATTGTATAATCACGCAGTGACGGCTGACAATCCCAAAAATTCCAGCGTGTTACCGCCGCCAAACACGGAGGTCCCCACCCTGCGGAGGGTGCTCATCGCGCCTTTCGTCGGGGTGATTTGGCTCTACCGGCGTTTCATCTCGCCGCTCTTCCCACCCACGTGCCGCTTCGAACCCACCTGCAGCGAGTACGCCGTGCTGGCACTGAGGAAATACGGACTGTTGAAGGGGCTGGGGAAGGCGATCTGGCGGGTGCTGCGGTGCAACCCGTGGGGGGGATCGGGCTACGACCCGCCGTGAGCCGGCACTTTGCATACGCGGGGCGGGGGCGGGGCGTCCCGTTTTTTTCGTTCAATTCACGCCGGGCACGCTCCGTGGTTTGCGACGACGTAGGGGCCGACCTTTAGGCCCGCGGGCGACCGTGGAGGACTCGTCCTACCGGTCGCCCCTACGTCAAATCGTCATTGTCCATAAATGTAGGGCGGGGAACCGAGCGAAGCGAGCTATGCGAAGCAAATCCTTTCCCCGCCGCTTTGTTAATCGCGGCGGCCCGCAGAGGGGCCGCCCTACATCTTAGGTATTCGTAGGGCGGAGAACCGAGCGAAGCGAGCTATGCGAAGCAAATCCTTTCCCCGCCGCTTGCGATGACGTAGGGGCCGACCGACGGCGCGCCGTTCAGGTCGGCCCTTTTTTTAATAAGGCAGCCCTCACCCTAACCCTCTCCCACAGGGAGAGGGAAACTGCGGGCCGCCGCTATCACGTTCCCTACTCCAACCCTCACCCCGCGCCGGCTAATCTCCACCGCCGCCCATCAGGATGTCCTCGGCCTGCTCGATGTCCATGAGCTCGCCGACCTCGGCGGGCGGCTTGGATGTGCTGTCGGCGCCGGCGATGATGGTCACCACCCTGTCCTTGGGCACGTAGAACTCGCGGCTTATGAGCCCGCCCTGGGTGGCCACCTTCAGCTTGTGCTCGCCCGACAGGAGCTGGAGCCTGCCCTTGGGCAGCTTGCCGATGTAGATATCGTCAATCCAGACGTCGGCGCCCTCCGGGCCCACCAGGTTCAGCCAGCCGTAGGTGGACACGTTGAGCTCCACCTCGAAGGAGACGATGTCGCCCTCGCCGGGGGTGAACTCGGTTTCCAGGGTGTTGTACTCGTACTTCTCGAAGCGGAGTGTGTAGGACCGGCCGCGCTGGAGGCGGGTCTTCAGGGGGGTGTTGCCGAAGCGGCGGTCGTTGATAAAGACGGTGGCCTCGGTCGGGCGGCTGATGATGTTTATGATGACCTCGTTCTCGGCCACGGTGTACTCCGACCCGGCAATGATCTGGTTCTCGTCCCCCTCGTTGTTCTGCAGCTCGAACCAGTTGATGGTGGCGATGGTCCCCCAGACGAGGGCGCCGAGCCCCAGCGCGCCCAGGAAAATCCCCACCACGAGCCGCTTCCGGTAGCGCCACTTCTCCCCCGGGCCCAGAACCTCCTTTTCCCCCCGCAGCCGCCGGTCCTTCTCCTCGGCGTAGATGACGCGCAGGCCCGCGTCCATCTCGTTCGCCAGCTCCGAGGTCGTCTGGTAGCGATCCTCCGGGTTCTTCTCCAGGCACTTGAGCATTATCTTCTCGAGCCACTCGGGGATGTCCGAGTTGAGCATCCGGGGCGGGATGGGCGGCTCGTTTATCTGCTTGAAGGCGACGGCTATCTTCTTGTCGGCGGTGAAGGGCAGGCGCCGGGTGAAGAGCTTGTACATGAGGATGCCCATGGAGTAGATGTCGGAGCGGGCGTCCACGTTGTGCCCCTGGCACTGCTCCGGGCTCATGTACTCCGGCGTGCCGATGGCCGTGTTCTCCTGGATGGCGGCCGTCTTGGCGATGCCGAAGTCCAGAAGGGTGACGTGGCCGTCGGATCCGATGAGCACGTTGCCCGGCTTCACGTCGCAGTGGACCACCCCCCGCGAGTGGGCGAACCCGAGCGCCCGGACGAGCTGGATGACGTACTGAAGGCCGTCCTTGGTGGAGACGGCCGATTTGGCGATCAGGTGCTCCAGGCTCTCGCCCGCGAGGAGGTTCATCACGAAGTAGCTGCGCCCGGCGTCGGTGCCCACGTCGTGGATCATGACGATGTTGGGGTGCTCGAGCTCGGCGGCGCGGTGGGCCTCGGCCAGGAACCGCTCGGCGTACCCCGGACGCTGGGAAAGCCGCGAGGGCAGGACCTTGACGGCCACGTTGCGCTTCAGGTTCTCGTCGTAGGCCTCGTAGACGATGCCCATCCCGCCGATGCCGATCCGCCGGCGGATTTTGTACTTGCCGATGTACTCGGGGATTCCGTCGGCGTCGAGCTTCTCCATGGGCGACGTCTGGATCTGCACCTGCGCGATGGGCTGGCCGCAGTTGTGGCAGAAGTCCGCGTTCTCGTCCACCCGGGAGCCGCAGTGGAAGCAGTACATCCACACTCCGAAGAAGGCGAATCAAACTGATAGTACGTCCACGAGCGCCCCGTGGCAAGGGTCGCCCGGTAATAAAACGCGCCGGTCGGACGGCGCGTTCCCAAGAGGACGGG contains:
- the yidD gene encoding membrane protein insertion efficiency factor YidD, whose amino-acid sequence is MLIAPFVGVIWLYRRFISPLFPPTCRFEPTCSEYAVLALRKYGLLKGLGKAIWRVLRCNPWGGSGYDPP
- the prfA gene encoding peptide chain release factor 1, whose amino-acid sequence is MLEKLDRLMARYDELSKELADPHVYSDRRRAAQLGREQAQLQPIADLYPRYSDLVRQIADDEGVISADEDPELVELAETELDGLREELAELEERIKILLLPKDEAEERKAIVEIRAGTGGDEASLFAGDLFRLYSRYAERRGWKIEVMDSNPTEVGGYREITFAVEGKGAYGRLKFEGGVHRVQRVPVTESAGRIHTSAVSVAVLPEAEVVEVNIKPEDLRVDVFRSSGPGGQSVNTTDSAVRLTHLPTGLTVSCQDEKSQHKNKAKALRVLAARLYDLQRREADAERDAERRLMVGTGDRSERIRTYNFPQNRLTDHRVGLTLYSLDRVMEGELEGVIEALVIHDREERLAKSGA
- a CDS encoding protein kinase, with protein sequence MYCFHCGSRVDENADFCHNCGQPIAQVQIQTSPMEKLDADGIPEYIGKYKIRRRIGIGGMGIVYEAYDENLKRNVAVKVLPSRLSQRPGYAERFLAEAHRAAELEHPNIVMIHDVGTDAGRSYFVMNLLAGESLEHLIAKSAVSTKDGLQYVIQLVRALGFAHSRGVVHCDVKPGNVLIGSDGHVTLLDFGIAKTAAIQENTAIGTPEYMSPEQCQGHNVDARSDIYSMGILMYKLFTRRLPFTADKKIAVAFKQINEPPIPPRMLNSDIPEWLEKIMLKCLEKNPEDRYQTTSELANEMDAGLRVIYAEEKDRRLRGEKEVLGPGEKWRYRKRLVVGIFLGALGLGALVWGTIATINWFELQNNEGDENQIIAGSEYTVAENEVIINIISRPTEATVFINDRRFGNTPLKTRLQRGRSYTLRFEKYEYNTLETEFTPGEGDIVSFEVELNVSTYGWLNLVGPEGADVWIDDIYIGKLPKGRLQLLSGEHKLKVATQGGLISREFYVPKDRVVTIIAGADSTSKPPAEVGELMDIEQAEDILMGGGGD